Proteins found in one Carcharodon carcharias isolate sCarCar2 unplaced genomic scaffold, sCarCar2.pri scaffold_787_ctg1, whole genome shotgun sequence genomic segment:
- the LOC121275197 gene encoding myosin regulatory light chain 2, skeletal muscle isoform, with protein MAPKRAKKRSAEGSSNVFTMFDQTQIQEFKEAFTVIDQNRDGIISRDDLAGTFAAMGRMNVKHDELEAMIHEAPGPINFTVFLTMFGEKLKGADPEDVIMAAFKILDPEGKGSIKKAFLEELLTTQCDRFSAEEMKNLWAAFPPDVAGNVDYKNICYVITHGEEKEGE; from the exons ATG GCACCAAAGAGAGCCAAGAAGAGATCTGCGGAGGGATCTTCCAATGTCTTTACCATGTTTGATCAGACCCAGATCCAGGAATTTAAGGAG GCATTCACTGTCATTGACCAGAACAGAGATGGCATCATCAGCAGAGACGATCTGGCTGGTACTtttgctgcaatgg GCCGTATGAATGTCAAGCACGATGAGCTCGAAGCCATGATCCACGAGGCTCCCGGTCCCATCAACTTCACCGTCTTCCTCACCATGTTCGGGGAGAAGCTTAAAG GCGCGGACCCCGAGGATGTCATCATGGCGGCGTTCAAGATTCTCGACCCCGAGGGCAAAGGTTCGATCAAGAAGGCCTT CCTTGAGGAGCTGTTGACCACCCAGTGCGACAGGTTCAGTGCAGAAGAG ATGAAGAACCTCTGGGCTGCTTTCCCTCCTGATGTTGCCGGCAATGTGGATTACAAGAACATCTGCTACGTCATCACACACGgagaggagaaagagggagagtga
- the cd2bp2 gene encoding CD2 antigen cytoplasmic tail-binding protein 2 has product MTGGCPGRRAPEAVAGPEIEPGAAAGALGVRGGGNGVGGRAKCLCRAPSCGFTTGTTLEGRREGRKQDRGGNAAPRETLRPPAVGNGRMGGRAPSFLPASKAITTVSMSKRKVSFEVGSGDQDESLLQQVGANGSSAGGPGSRFKGKHSLDSDEEDEADEGEMTKYDILATEDIEGEGRRVRVK; this is encoded by the exons ATGACAGGCGGTTGCCCGGGGAGACGTGCCCCGGAAGCGGTAGCCGGACCGGAGATTGAACCCGGAGCAGCAGCGGGTGCGCTGGGTGTGCgtgggggagggaatggggtCGGAGGGAGAGCAAAGTGTTTGTGCCGGGCCCCATCATGTGGTTTCACGACTGGCACTACGctggagggacggagggaggggcgAAAGCAAGATCGGGGCGGCAACGCCGCCCCTCGGGAGACTTTGCGGCCTCCGGCGGTCGGTAACGGGAGGATGGGCGGGCGGGCGCCATCTTTCCTCCCTGCGAGCAAGGCG ATCACGACGGTGAGCATGTCGAAACGCAAAGTGTCGTTCGAGGTTGGCAGTGGCGATCAGGATGAGAGCTTGCTTCAACAG GTCGGGGCAAACGGGTCGTCGGCTGGCGGCCCGGGCAGTCGCTTCAAGGGGAAGCACTCACTGGACAGCGACGAGGAGGACGAGGCGGACGAGGGGGAAATGACCAAATATGACATCCTGGCCACGGAGGACATTGAAGGTGAGGGacggagggtgagggtgaag